acgcaggctctgataccactgaaggaaaataggcaaacgtttggcagcggaaatataaaattttaacctatttccattaacccaagatttgttaatcgttatttcatataaagagggatagaaggaaataccttttgaagttctatctaccgttgcaatcgtagtgcccacaactcttactccgagttcccgagcacaaaacagaaacacaattcaaaatcaaattagaactcaaccgtataaaacaaccaaagtagattgtctctaattaatcaacacaagatcaaggataaagagaaaaagatgaaatcaattgaatcggtaggaagcggtggattatttcgtcctcgACTAAGGagttcgaaattctctctcttcggttGCACAAGGGTTAGCCGAAATTCACTTAGTAGGGGGGTATAAATAActtcttgtatctaaaccctagttagatagaattaggttacttaataagagttctattcggaataatactcttcttattattatctataattatatctaaatataaagataataataacttatttagtaggataataattagaagtaatataatcaaaataaacctCCTAATTGAATTATCAtacaattaatttaattcacaattataatctaattaaaattgtttaagaatcaaattaattattcatgtaattTCATACATGAAATTCGCCCCCCtcatttactgggccttagtggactcagttaggcttccattaattaacatctgtttctcttttgggctccaagtcttatgtgtgacccattaggttcttattgcttctagccgtatgcaactattaaattaattttctcagaattatattttaatctttgcataacggaatgagtgcgcgaaatgtgattagcaaatccgaaacattcccccagatctataagaagacaggttgattctgtcgttgacctttccgtattagttacagtataattcgatcctttatcaactacatccttgaactgaatcttatgactatggataatgtcaagtcacatatagcgagacgttcgttttacttgtacaggccgagtcaactccaattagataggttaagtgaaatctgtatttcaagtcttaagctatcaccttgcaaggatttcgagtcaagtcttccacaagcgatccttgaacgtatctcccatttatcgggagtgacaaatgctcaatccaatgtataactatcctgcaattacttcatgtgacacccaacgtctgccgttcacacgccagagtcatctctgttatgaatcgtgttacaacaggatcaaagcatcacattccgtaatccagaaacactaattaacattcctttgagtcttaggattacttatacctattaataccaatgagatgaacaggtgacaaggataaatctacccatcctgttatctcaagtcgggtccccaatcttaatgaactccctttcattggatccatgcaactgtccagattatctgtatacactacaagaaaattgatttttggCAACGAAGAATGTTGTTGCGAAAAACATTTTTAGCAACAACAACGCATGTTTCGCAACGACTTTCAGTTGTGAAGATACATTCCgttactaaaggtttttgcaACGACATCCCGATGTtgcaaaaaatatatgtttGGCAACAACACATGCTATTACAAAAGCTTTGTTGTTGCGAAACATGGAATGCATGTTAgagaattaaatttataattcgCAACAACACGTGTCGTTGCTGTTGATATTTTATATTTCGCAACAACTTGGGTTGTTGCTGTAGATATCTTACATTGCGCAACAATTTAGGTCGTTGCTGTATATATTTTACATTTCGCAACAATATGTGGCGTTACGATTTGTTTAGACTTTTCCAAACAACACTTTATGTTGCTGTATATTTTGCATTTTGGCAATAACTCATAttgtatctatatatatattttttcgcAATGGTGCTTGTCGTTGCcataaatattgattttttgAAACAACCATGTTGTTGCGATATATTTAGAAGTTCTATAACAACTTTGATCATTgctaatattatattaatactaACCACTTTATGTTGCCAAAATTATTTTCATGCAACAACTAAAATTGTTTCCATAAGtaagtatttaaaattacagTTGCAGcaataaatctatatataataatatatatatttattattatatataaacataaaattaaaataaatctaACACTAGTAAAAAACTACATACATTAGCCATAATTAATTACctttcataactatatatatgttcTTTACATAAAAATCCTTCATAACAAATTACATTGAACTAATTTAATGTATCATCATCAGATAGCCCAAAAAAATTCATATCTGACAAAAAGATACCGGACAAAAATTATAGCCACAAGTTCACTAGCTATACAAAAAGTGATCTATTTTCTTGAACACGAATTCCCTTTCACAATTGGCTTCTCAAGCATGAGCATTTTCATTATCATCCTCATAAAAGTTCAACCTAAATAGAAAAAAGACAATAAAATTAGAGAAAAAGTGAGTAAAACCATACTAACATGAAAACTATAAGTTTGCAAGATTTCATACTAACATGAAAATCATAATATAACAATATGCTTGTGTTTCCATTTTTTCTCTGCTGACACTATTTCATTAATTAgtctttaggtagattcatcaATTAGATTGATACAATTTACGGTGATTCAACAGTTAGTTCACATGGAGACAAATAGTGGCAAATAAATTGTCCTAATACGCACATAGTTGAAACATTATTAGGGAAGGAAAGTGAGTTTGTGTACTCTTTTAACATTAAAATGACAACTAAAGTTTAGTAGATGTGAATATAAGGAGAAATTTAAAAAGTTCTAGaaaattgaagttttttttatcGTACCTAGAATTGCTTCTTATCATCTGCATAAGACGTTTCTCCATGTCTGCCATAATGCATGTTTGTTCTGCTTTATATTCTTCCATTGCCTTCTTACTTGCTTCTAACTGACTTTCTAGATGAGCAATTTGATCTTGTTGTTTGCGCAAGTTTTGTTGTTGTTCTTGCTGTAATCTTGCTTTAGCTGAGCCTCCATACCCACTTCCTTTGCCTCTGGTGTACCCGGATTTTGGGCCAAATACATGAAGCAACATTTCTTCTTGTGTTTGAGGACGAATTTGATCCCCTTCAGATTCTTTGTCCTTATCTTGCACAAGTTGGTGAAGTTGTTTCTACAAAAAAACATTCACTTTTCAATATTCTAACTATGGTATTAGAATGCTCAAGAGCAGCCATTAAGATTTTCAAATTAGCTTCTCAAATCAGTAATTTCTCAAATAAACTAGAACCATAAACATTTTAAATTCTGGAAAAATGAAATATGTTATGTTATATCTAGTTGTACCATACTTGATTAAAATTAAGCAAATCCATAAGCAAAATTAAGATTCTTACATGTATTTCCGTAGAGCGGCTATAATCCTATTACATACAAGTATAATCAGCAaactttaataataaaaaataaaatacaattgaATCAGCTATAATCCCTAATATTTTTGATCCCTGCCCAATTGTGAAACCAGcaaaaacaaaacattaatTCTTTTAATGCATGTGCTGGAGAAGTATTCCAAACACATTTTATTCCTAGTAATTACTCATAAGGAGTGCAAAGTTAAATTATAATACTAAAGCCAATCAAAATGTTGCTGATGCATGATTTAAGTTGCTGATGCATGAAATCTTAATTCCCATTCACAGCAAATAAAGGAATCAAGTAAATAGAGGAATCAAGTAAGACACACAAGTGAAAATACACTCAGAAAAACAGTAAAATACCCAACAATGTAGTAAAATTCTGAAATAAAAGAACTAAAGTTGAAATTAAAGCAGTAAAAATACCCAAAAATGCTGTAACTCGGAAATAAAACTAGAATGGATATAGTTATTGAGAGCTTACCTTGAACTTATCCGAATTAAATGTAGCACAACAAGCTCTCTAATTAGCCATAGAAAAATCAGGAGAATGATTTTTTAAGCGCTCCTCGTGTGTTTCACCACATTCTTGGTAATAATAATGCAAGCGACACTTCCAGAAATGGTACAATCTTTGCATTGCATCTGTTGCAAAAGCTTGAAGTCGAAGTAGTTATGTACAAGAATCTTTAATGTTGAACTTGTTCTGTTCATTTGCAGGTTAATGTTATATCACTATAACATCTAATATTGAAAAAAACTTACAAAATCTAGAATGTTAATATCTTAACTTGgattaaaatgttaaaaaataccTTTACTTGCAACCACATTGCTGGACCATATTTAGCAAAGACATCAGGCCAATCTCCAGCATCCATTAGAGCATTTGTCCTCACAACATAACCACAAAAGTTAACCAGGGACCTTGCATTTTCCTCCACAGCTTGGAGAACGTAATCAGGTATCTCAATGTCAAGTTTAAATTGACCACACATAGTCTTCTTTTCAAATGATAAGCTTCTGTACTTGCCCCTTTGACCCCTTTTCCTTTTAGCACTCGTGGCAGAGGCTATAATGCTACAACCATAACAAATATTTAAAGCATGCTctaaactatttaaaaaaagaaacaacTTCGTATGATATATTTCTTACCTTGACTACTATTTAGATCATTTTGTTGGGTTCCATCTCTTGTTGGCCTACTTTCATGAAAATACTTTGTTCTGACCTTACGTGGTGGATTTTCTTGAAATTCATTACCTTCCATATGAGTTGGATCTGCTGCTTCATGCGCGCTTAGAACAGTTTGAAGTCTACTAGCAAGCTTGCTTCCatatttttgtttattcccCCGTTCTGATCATTTCATAAATTGATTACCAAAAAATGAAGTAACAAACAGCAAACATGTTTTAGAAACAAGTAATGGAAACTATAGAGTAGCTTCAAAAGCAATTGTAAGCGGATAATAAAATAGAAAGCTTTACCTGGATCATTTGAAGGTTGCATTAGATCATCATAGGGATTTTCTTCATATGCAGGACTGTGTGTGTTAGAGCCAATAGCATCCATATCAATATCACCTTCCCTAATGTGTGGAAGCTCATTATGGATAGAGTTAACCTCATTTCTTGTTCCACCTCTATTGTTTTTCCCTGTTATGTTGGCTTGACCTCGTCCCACCATATTTCTATTACCAATATCATCCATATTAATATCACATTCCTCAATATGTGGAAGCTCATTATGGGTAGAGTTTATAGGATTTTTTCCTCCACCTCTAGCATTATTCTTTGTTACCTTTGTTTTACCTTGTCCCATTTCAATATTACCATCCCGAATGCATTGAAGCTCATTGTTACAAGAGTATAAATTCTTTCCAAGCCCACCCCGATGCTCTTTTTCTGTATCTTTAATTGACCTTGCACCACCATATCTGCATTTAAAAAATGAACAAAGTTTTCATTAATCTGATTTGTTAATGCACCGTAATGGTTTACTCTAAGAAAAACTAAAGTAAACTTAGTTGCACTTAAATTAAGGAAAATTGATGTTTAAACTTCAATTGAATGCATCCACCCATTGAATATAATACAAATCTCATATCTCAGAATGAGTGAATGTGAATTCGTGTTAAATTAGCTAAGATGTATTATTTCCTATATGATTTTTTGTAGGTTTCAGGAACTgttatttattcaataataataataataataatattgaatTCAAATAAAGCAAAGAGTGTCATTTATATCATATTGCATTGAAAATGGCTTAAACCCCTATTTGGATAtcgatctatccaaaattttatcatttgaccctgttttattatttggtcacatttaacCACAGACCTATTCCTATTAGTATCAAatttaaagggataaggtatcaaaatagacctatggtttttggggaagtatcaatttaggctccacttataaaataacatcaatatagacgtaacatttaaaaaatggtatcaatttaggcctcgataacggattggacacgtcattcctattactccattaagtttaACGGAGTAATCtcaatgacgtgtctcgttccgttatcgagacctaaattggtaccttttttaaatgttaagcttatatttgtgctattttgtacatgaAGCCTAAATTCACACTATTAACACCCTAAATAAtctaaaaataatctaaatactAATGGTATGTACATGTAATGTAGAACCATACACATTATCACGTTAAGCAAGGTATACATATAATGTAGAACCATACACATTATCACCACTATTAACACCCTAAATAATctaaaaataatcaaaatgCTAGGTAATGTGCACATAATACAAGTtatagaaaataaagatactgcACTAATAGGAAATGAATAGCTTAATTAAACACATAATGTCCATGGAAGTGCTAGATGTCGTTTGTGAATGCATTTTTATCCTATAGGAATTTTAATCTTGAATATAGTGGCATGCCAGAGGGCGGaacttggcgcaacggtaaacgttgttgtcgtgtgatcaagaggtcacgggttcgagtcttaggagcggcctcttgccaaataaattggcaggggaagacttgccccccagtacacccttgtggtgggacccctccccggaccctcgcgtAGTGCGATCGGACtgcgttttttttatatagtggCATGCCACAATGATTACTTTATTGAATCATATTAAGGTAAGATTAAATAGCTTGTATCAAAATGTCATTGATCAATCTCTCATGTTTAAAATGTGTTTTCTCTAGTCCTCTGTGGAATGTGAGAAACAAACATCTCAATACTAATGCTTAAATGCCCCTAAACCCAATCAACGAAAGAATTTGCTAATTCCTCAATGCTCATTAGAAATGTGTACAGCCAGGTTAACAATAACTGCctaaagcaaaaataaatgtTAGCAGTTGACTTTATAGCAGGTACTGCTAAAAAGAATTCTCAAATAAATATTAGCATATTGAAGAGATTAGTTCATCTTATTATTATTCATGCACATGATGGAATCACAATGAAAGggaaatggaaaataaaaactaaattgtAAACGACAAGTACCAGTTGCTTTTTCTTCTTCGGCCTCCTCTTCCTCCGAGGTTATTATTTTGACTGTTTTTGTATTTGAAGACCCTCCTGCTTTGAAGGAAGATCCACTTCTGCTTCTTGACGTGTTGCTGGATGTAGAAATTTCAGTTAGTACTTGTAGAAGATAAATGACATAACACCCATTTGGATATTCAGGATATACATCAGTTTCTCATTCACTGTCTCAAGAATATCtatttaaattgtaatttgGTTTGGCCTTGTTCGTGTTTGGACCAAACAGAGCACAAGTTGCCTTATTGAGGATTCTTTGGTTTACTCCCAAGCACAAGGTCAGACTAGTTATTTTCAGCTATATCCTTCAAACCAGGCATTTGAAGCTTCAATGGATTTTCAAACAGAACAAGAGAAACGAACTTGAAAAGTTGTAAAATTCCTAATAGGATTTTAGCataatagttagagagagagattcaAGTATTTCAAGCTTGAGACGGTCCTAATTTTCCATGAGGAATTCTAGAATAATTAAAGTTGGATGAAAGATCTAGTCTCCTAAgatgaacaagaaagaaaagggtaCTCCATGAATTGATTGAAACAAACAGACAACCGGTAGAGAGGTCAAGAGCTATAACGTGGCTTGTTTCGTGGCTGCATTGGACAGCATTCCAGGAGCAACTAGTTATAGTAAATAAGGTTATTAAGAATATAATTTAAACATAATCGTATCAAAGGTTTATTCAAACCTTTTGTCATGTTGAAGTGAAATAAATATTGGCAGGACAAAAAAAAGAG
The window above is part of the Euphorbia lathyris chromosome 3, ddEupLath1.1, whole genome shotgun sequence genome. Proteins encoded here:
- the LOC136224719 gene encoding uncharacterized protein isoform X1, translating into MVVQGQLKIQKKSIGVGLERIYTLVTMSFNAFGMVILKWDKVKQRNMVGRGQANITGKNNRGGTRNEVNSIHNELPHIREGDIDMDAIGSNTHSPAYEENPYDDLMQPSNDPERGNKQKYGSKLASRLQTVLSAHEAADPTHMEGNEFQENPPRKVRTKYFHESRPTRDGTQQNDLNSSQAL
- the LOC136224719 gene encoding uncharacterized protein isoform X2, with amino-acid sequence MVGRGQANITGKNNRGGTRNEVNSIHNELPHIREGDIDMDAIGSNTHSPAYEENPYDDLMQPSNDPERGNKQKYGSKLASRLQTVLSAHEAADPTHMEGNEFQENPPRKVRTKYFHESRPTRDGTQQNDLNSSQAL